The Raphanus sativus cultivar WK10039 chromosome 2, ASM80110v3, whole genome shotgun sequence genome includes a region encoding these proteins:
- the LOC130498867 gene encoding uncharacterized protein LOC130498867: MFGDYDDEDEEDKDKDRDDEDVNLGDKTWVSRIYFLPGGDKASRRVRMLNDMHLLSRDAPLTNHRGSLILVSDHFFHDPYYMEMLGRFMSGAWRRRACFAQQHVRKSR, from the exons ggaaGATAAGGATAAGGATAGAGATGATGAAGATGTTAACCTGGGTGACAAGACGTGGGTGTCAAGAATCTACTTTCTTCCCGGAG GGGATAAAGCCTCGAGACGTGTCAGAATGTTAAATGACATGCATCTATTGTCAAGGGACGCTCCTCTGACCAATCATAGAGGAAGTTTGATCCTAGTCTCGGATCATTTCTTCCATGACCCCTACTACATGGAGATGCTTGGACGGTTTATGTCTGGAGCCTGGAGGAGACGCGCTTGTTTTGCTCAGCAACATGTCAGAAAGTCTCGATGA
- the LOC108843063 gene encoding la-related protein 1A, producing MAETERSLADDREVISHVGNGGETKSPWKTSASPAETPVMGAHSWPALADAQQPRPKNPPPPPPPSSKAIPTPAQVVAKSKPSGKANPLHKNPPGRHSKPGAKSNQSGPPPPPPYPMHAVPYHPPPFPPMVPYPTAPDFPYPLYPPYTVPGAPPVPGTPVAESGNEKPVQAPQGDPGQPWQHQRGFGPRNMPHGAAGPRNFVRPPPYMGQGPGFMVGPRPGFPGPVYYLPVPPPGAIRGYHPRFAPYPGNQGPQALPPEQLDLQDRVIKQIEYYFSDENLQNDQYLISLMDEQGWVPIKIIADFKRVKMMTMDVEFIVYALRFSHSVEVQGDKIRKRDEWSKWVPASKRSASEEKIGDNDKDSSESVTSKDNFKNSSKPTAFSSEGAQSSRTNVYETGNLKSLSDDQRKMDVLSSDFANTFLLDEEMDLEHRSPRKSGLSMSKRIDDEDDDIAVDDHDIEKLVIVTQNSGRSDGTGISGTKAKNIPKELASTINDGLYYFEQELKKKRSGRRKNNSHLDSRDGKVKAGGGLNTKLGETSAANGGSEEHSIRRKQNKGAHKHHIAHARRFFSGNMRNHGASISSHTSESPPSSSIGFFFGSTPPDNHGHRLSKLSSSPQCSLSGSSPPVGSLPKSFPPFQHPSHQLLEDNGFKQEKYLKYRKRCLNERKKLGSGCSEEMNHLYRFWSYFLRETFVPSMYEDFQKFALEDAAGKYNYGLECLFRFYSYGLEKQFEEDLYKDFEQLTLDFYHKGNLYGLEKYWAFHHYRGQKEPTIKKHPELEKLLKEEYRSIADFRAKDSVTSQKENKSH from the exons GTTGTAGCTAAATCCAAGCCTAGTGGAAAGGCTAATCCTTTGCACAAGAATCCACCTGGACGTCACTCGAAGCCAGGCGCTAAGAGCAACCAAAGtggtcctcctcctcctcctccttacCCTATGCACGCTGTACCTTATCATCCACCTCCTTTTCCACCTATGGTGCCGTATCCTACTGCTCCTGATTTTCCATATCCTCTTTATCCTCCTTACACTGTTCCTGGAGCTCCTCCCGTTCCTGGAACTCCTGTTGCAGAGTCTGGCAATGAGAAGCCAGTGCAAGCCCCTCAAGGAGATCCTGGACAGCCTTGGCAGCATCAGAGGGGTTTTGGCCCCAGAAACATGCCGCATGGAGCTGCTGGACCTAGGAACTTTGTGAGGCCTCCTCCGTATATGGGGCAAGGTCCTGGGTTCATGGTTGGTCCTCGTCCAGGCTTTCCCG GTCCTGTATACTACTTGCCGGTTCCACCCCCTGGAGCTATAAGAGGGTATCATCCACGTTTTGCTCCATACCCTGGTAACCAGGGTCCTCAAGCTCTACCTCCAGAACAACTCGACTTGCAGGATAGAGTCATAAAACAAATAGAATATTACTTCAG tgaCGAAAACCTTCAGAATGATCAGTACCTCATTTCCTTAATGGATGAACAAGGATGGGTTCCCATCAAAATTATAGCTGACTTTAAAAGG GTTAAGATGATGACCATGGATGTGGAGTTTATAGTCTATGCGTTGAGATTTTCTCATTCTGTTGAAGTGCAG GGTGACAAGATACGGAAGCGTGACGAGTGGTCTAAATGGGTTCCTGCATCTAAAAGGTCGGCCTCTGAGGAGAAAATTGGAGACAATGACAAAGATTCCTCAGAGAGTGTAACAAGCAAAGATAACTTTAAAAACTCTTCAAAGCCTACTGCGTTCTCTTCAGAG GGAGCTCAGTCATCAAGAACCAACGTATATGAAACTGGTAATCTGAAATCATTATCCGACGATCAAAGAAAGATGGATGTCTTGTCAAGCGATTTTGCAAACACATTCTTGCTTGATGAGGAAATGGACCTGGAGCATAGAAGCCCAAGAAAGAGTGGTCTTTCCATGTCCAAAAG GATTGATGATGAAGACGATGATATTGCTGTTGATGATCATGATATTGAGAAACTTGTAATTGTTACCCAG AATAGTGGAAGAAGTGATGGCACTGGAATCAGTGGAACAAAAGCCAAAAACATTCCCAAGGAGCTTGCCTCCACAATAAACGATGGCCTTTACTACTTTGAGCAG GAGCTCAAAAAGAAAAGGTCTGGTCGTAGAAAGAACAATTCCCATTTGGATAGCAGAGATGGAAAAGTAAAAGCTGGGGGAGGATTGAACACTAAATTAGGCGAAACTTCTGCAGCGAACGGTGGAAGTGAAGAGCATAGCATTAGGAGGAAGCAGAATAAGGGAGCCCACAAACATCATATAGCACATGCACGAAGGTTCTTCTCGGGCAACATGAGGAACCATGGGGCTAGTATCAGTTCTCATACTTCAGAAAGTCCGCCTAGTAGCTCCATTGGATTCTTCTTTGGTTCTACACCACCAGACAATCATGG CCACAGGCTTTCAAAGTTGAGTTCATCACCACAATGCTCTTTATCTGGCAGCAGTCCACCTGTGGGCTCTTTACCAAAATCATTTCCACCTTTTCAACATCCTAGCCACCAGTTGCTGGAAGACAACGGGTTCaaacaagaaaa GTACTTGAAGTATCGGAAGCGGTGCTTAAACGAAAGAAAGAAGCTGGGGAGCGGATGCAGTGAG GAAATGAATCATTTGTACCGATTTTGGTCGTATTTCCTCCGAGAAACGTTTGTTCCGTCTATGTATGAAGACTTCCAGAAGTTTGCTCTTGAGGATGCAGCTGGGAAATACAACTATGGGTTAGAGTGTCTCTTTAGGTTTTACAG TTATGGTCTGGAGAAGCAGTTCGAAGAGGACCTTTACAAGGACTTCGAGCAGCTAACGCTTGACTTCTACCATAAGGGAAACCTATACGGCTTGGAGAAATATTG GGCATTCCACCATTACCGAGGCCAAAAGGAACCAACCATAAAGAAGCACCCTGAGCTAGAGAAGCTACTGAAGGAAGAATACCGTAGCATAGCCGATTTCCGAGCGAAGGATTCAGTCACGAGCCAGAAAGAAAACAAGTCTCACTAA